One stretch of Chryseobacterium indologenes DNA includes these proteins:
- a CDS encoding FAD-dependent oxidoreductase: protein MYRDGARKNVWQDEIRNFSTENDLNEWFDTAIVGGGITGVSTALKLQESGQKCIILEAANIGFGTTGGTTAHLNDFFDTTFAQAIHDFGLENAKLFAESGKEAIQIIENNITKYSISCDFARKPAYLFALDEDQEKKLKDIVTGAAEVGHEMLYVNEISFPIPFREAVLIPEQGHFHPIKYIKALCEAFIQLGGAIEERCICEEHEEHGEYIILTTSKGKIKTKNVVYATHIPPGINLLHFTNAPYRSYAMAFSLKDNHYPRGLGYDLCEPYHYYRIHEFEGENLLIAGGEDHKTGHSDDTGECFSRLENYVREHFQVETTYYSWSSQYYEPIDGLPYIGKLPGTKERIYTATGFRGNGMIFGTLSSQILHDLIVTGESKFEPLFSPLRIKPIVGFTDFVRENVLVAFDYIKDKIFVERIDSLSEIKPGEAKVFRYESEMYALYKEINGTFHLLRSTCPHASCEVRWNSAELSWDCPCHGSRFNVNGKLLTGPSTKPLDKIFPFQKNK, encoded by the coding sequence ATGTACAGAGATGGTGCCAGAAAAAATGTATGGCAGGATGAAATCAGGAACTTTTCAACAGAAAACGATCTCAATGAATGGTTTGATACTGCTATTGTTGGTGGTGGAATTACAGGAGTTTCCACGGCTCTGAAACTCCAGGAATCCGGTCAGAAATGCATTATCCTTGAAGCAGCAAACATAGGATTCGGAACCACAGGAGGAACCACAGCCCATTTGAACGATTTCTTTGATACTACTTTTGCACAGGCCATCCATGATTTCGGGTTGGAAAATGCTAAATTGTTTGCAGAATCCGGAAAAGAAGCCATTCAGATCATCGAAAATAATATTACAAAATATAGCATCAGCTGTGATTTCGCCAGAAAACCGGCTTATCTTTTTGCATTGGATGAAGATCAGGAAAAAAAGTTGAAAGATATTGTAACAGGAGCCGCTGAAGTGGGCCATGAAATGCTTTATGTAAATGAAATTTCATTTCCTATCCCTTTCAGAGAAGCTGTACTTATCCCTGAGCAAGGGCATTTTCATCCTATAAAGTATATCAAAGCGCTTTGTGAGGCTTTTATTCAGTTAGGAGGTGCTATTGAAGAAAGATGCATCTGTGAAGAACATGAAGAACACGGTGAATATATTATTCTTACCACGTCAAAAGGAAAAATAAAAACAAAAAATGTAGTGTACGCTACCCATATTCCTCCGGGAATAAATCTGCTTCATTTTACCAATGCTCCCTATCGAAGCTACGCAATGGCGTTCAGTTTAAAAGATAATCATTATCCCAGAGGATTAGGATATGATCTCTGCGAACCCTATCATTATTACCGGATTCATGAATTTGAAGGAGAAAACCTATTGATTGCAGGAGGGGAGGATCATAAAACCGGGCATTCCGATGATACCGGAGAGTGTTTTTCAAGACTGGAGAATTACGTCCGGGAACACTTCCAAGTAGAAACAACTTATTACAGCTGGTCCAGTCAGTATTACGAACCTATAGATGGTTTACCCTACATAGGCAAACTGCCGGGAACCAAAGAAAGAATATATACAGCTACAGGATTCAGAGGAAACGGAATGATCTTCGGAACACTTTCTTCACAAATTCTGCATGATTTGATTGTTACAGGAGAAAGTAAATTTGAACCTCTCTTCAGTCCGTTAAGAATAAAACCCATCGTCGGATTTACAGATTTTGTAAGAGAAAATGTTTTAGTAGCTTTTGATTATATAAAAGATAAGATTTTTGTTGAAAGAATTGATTCTCTGTCTGAAATTAAGCCTGGAGAAGCAAAAGTTTTTCGCTATGAATCGGAGATGTATGCTTTATACAAAGAAATTAACGGTACTTTTCATCTCCTGAGAAGCACATGTCCGCATGCTTCCTGTGAAGTAAGATGGAACAGTGCCGAACTGAGTTGGGATTGTCCCTGTCATGGTTCAAGATTTAATGTCAATGGTAAGCTGCTTACCGGACCATCAACAAAGCCTCTTGATAAAATTTTTCCATTTCAAAAAAATAAATGA
- a CDS encoding PLP-dependent aminotransferase family protein has protein sequence MLRPWKLEFEIDKKLGKAVYLQIADTLIADIRSGRLKPGDALPGSRNMASMLKINRNTVVEAYQVLINEEWVVSKERKGIFVSNQLPVLCENRIEKRPDSSDHPLAVHGTIINFDDGHPDSKIAPVTELARAYRQIFGIKAKWQMMGYGDEHGDIEFRKMISQMLNHQRGMQIDEYEISITRGSQMAMFLTAQSLLNPGDGIIVEDPGYQPAWQAFEYAGAQLFPVSVDEEGIHVKTVEKIVSQHTNIKAIYITPHRQYPTMVTLSLSRRLRLIELANEHNITIIEDDYDNEFHFGYRPILPISSFPELNNYVYVGTLSKVVAPALRIGYLATKNRELLQKIGSLRKIIDVHGDVIMEQAVLQLIKEGAVKKHIRKATAHYKHKRDFVYSLLNKYMNETAHFTLPEGGLAFWIVPKIAPDWDKVMMALLEKNIKIIHPKQYSRNHVNGFRLSYGSVSEEQLEQSIRIMAEIFNRFSL, from the coding sequence ATGTTAAGACCTTGGAAATTAGAATTTGAAATTGATAAAAAGCTTGGCAAAGCTGTTTATTTACAGATAGCAGATACTCTTATTGCAGACATCCGTTCAGGCAGATTAAAACCCGGAGATGCACTGCCAGGCAGCCGGAATATGGCATCCATGCTGAAAATCAACAGAAATACGGTAGTAGAAGCTTATCAGGTTTTAATCAATGAGGAATGGGTAGTATCTAAGGAGAGAAAAGGAATTTTTGTGTCCAATCAGCTTCCTGTTTTATGCGAAAACAGAATCGAAAAGAGGCCTGACTCTTCGGATCATCCTTTGGCAGTGCATGGCACCATCATTAATTTTGATGATGGTCATCCGGACAGTAAAATTGCTCCCGTAACGGAATTGGCAAGAGCCTACCGTCAGATTTTTGGAATAAAAGCCAAGTGGCAGATGATGGGATATGGAGATGAGCATGGAGATATTGAATTTCGGAAAATGATCTCTCAGATGTTGAACCATCAAAGAGGGATGCAAATTGATGAATATGAAATATCCATTACGAGAGGAAGCCAGATGGCAATGTTTCTGACTGCTCAAAGTCTTTTAAATCCAGGAGATGGTATCATTGTTGAAGATCCCGGCTATCAGCCTGCATGGCAGGCTTTTGAATACGCAGGAGCCCAGCTTTTTCCTGTTTCTGTAGATGAAGAAGGAATTCATGTAAAAACTGTTGAAAAGATTGTATCACAACATACAAATATTAAAGCGATCTATATTACCCCTCACAGACAATATCCAACGATGGTTACTTTAAGTTTATCAAGACGTCTACGATTGATAGAACTGGCCAATGAACATAATATCACTATCATTGAGGATGATTATGATAATGAATTTCATTTTGGTTACCGCCCTATTCTGCCAATTTCCAGCTTTCCTGAACTCAACAATTACGTATATGTCGGTACTTTGAGTAAGGTGGTAGCTCCAGCATTAAGAATCGGATATCTGGCAACCAAAAACCGGGAATTATTACAAAAGATCGGAAGCTTAAGAAAGATCATTGATGTACATGGAGATGTTATTATGGAACAAGCTGTATTACAGCTTATCAAAGAGGGGGCGGTAAAAAAACACATCAGAAAAGCGACAGCGCATTATAAGCATAAAAGAGATTTTGTATACAGTCTTTTGAATAAATATATGAACGAAACTGCTCACTTTACCTTACCAGAAGGCGGCTTGGCATTTTGGATTGTTCCAAAGATAGCTCCAGATTGGGATAAAGTAATGATGGCATTATTGGAGAAAAACATAAAGATCATTCACCCGAAGCAATACAGCAGAAATCATGTCAATGGCTTCAGGTTAAGTTACGGTTCAGTTTCAGAAGAGCAATTGGAACAAAGCATAAGGATTATGGCAGAAATCTTTAACCGTTTTTCTTTATAA
- a CDS encoding cupin domain-containing protein, with translation MDKKQFSSKDFHETYARPKYVKPSHLIHKNVENAGEHNQFSTERKHPVFFVDLPSKNVSMTIGGLTPGQQTNRHRHTYETVLFVIEGKGWTEVEEERVYWEAGDAVYIPSWAWHKHQNLSDTESAKYIACENAPQLQNLGVALREEEGRDL, from the coding sequence ATGGACAAAAAACAGTTCAGTTCAAAAGACTTTCACGAAACCTATGCAAGACCAAAGTATGTAAAGCCAAGCCATTTAATTCATAAAAATGTAGAAAATGCAGGGGAGCACAATCAGTTTTCAACAGAAAGAAAACATCCTGTTTTCTTTGTGGACCTTCCGAGTAAGAATGTGAGTATGACAATTGGAGGATTAACTCCAGGACAACAAACCAACAGGCATCGTCATACTTATGAAACTGTATTATTTGTCATTGAAGGAAAAGGCTGGACAGAAGTAGAGGAAGAAAGAGTGTATTGGGAAGCAGGAGATGCAGTATATATCCCTTCATGGGCATGGCATAAGCATCAAAACCTGAGTGATACAGAATCTGCCAAATATATTGCCTGCGAAAATGCTCCTCAATTACAAAACTTAGGTGTGGCCTTAAGAGAAGAAGAGGGTAGAGATCTTTAA
- a CDS encoding dihydrodipicolinate synthase family protein, protein MKNVPFKGIIAYPITPFDENEKVDIPLFKHLVERLITSGSHGIAPLGSTGVMPYLSDEEKEEVTEATLQQVKGRIPTLVGVSNLTTEKTIHHAQFAENAGADAVMIIPMSYWKLTDDEIVAHYDAVACKISIPIMAYNNPATSGVDMSPSLLKRLLEIPNVTMIKESTGDIQRMHYLRRELGEEVAFYNGSNPLALAAFSAGARGWCTAAPNLIPELTINLYKAVEEGNLEKAKTVFYQQFDLLKFIVSKGLPRAVKSGLNILGEDGGNLRSPLKPLHEKDTEELRNIIQTLIN, encoded by the coding sequence ATGAAAAATGTGCCATTTAAAGGGATTATAGCTTATCCAATAACTCCTTTTGATGAAAATGAAAAAGTAGATATTCCTCTTTTCAAACATCTGGTAGAAAGGTTGATCACTTCTGGAAGTCATGGGATTGCTCCCTTGGGAAGTACAGGGGTAATGCCTTATCTGTCTGATGAGGAAAAGGAAGAGGTTACAGAGGCTACATTACAGCAGGTAAAAGGAAGAATCCCAACTCTTGTTGGGGTTTCAAACCTTACAACAGAGAAAACGATTCATCATGCCCAGTTTGCAGAGAATGCAGGGGCTGATGCAGTGATGATCATTCCGATGAGCTACTGGAAGCTTACAGATGACGAAATTGTAGCTCATTATGATGCCGTAGCCTGTAAAATTTCTATTCCGATCATGGCTTACAATAATCCGGCGACAAGTGGAGTAGACATGTCTCCTTCTCTCTTGAAAAGACTGCTTGAAATTCCTAATGTTACCATGATCAAGGAAAGTACAGGAGATATTCAGAGGATGCATTACCTAAGAAGAGAGCTTGGAGAAGAGGTGGCTTTTTATAACGGTTCAAATCCTTTGGCTCTGGCTGCATTTTCTGCTGGAGCCAGAGGTTGGTGTACTGCGGCACCCAATCTTATTCCTGAGCTTACTATCAATCTGTACAAAGCGGTTGAAGAAGGTAATCTTGAGAAAGCAAAAACTGTTTTCTATCAACAGTTTGATCTTTTAAAATTCATTGTCAGCAAAGGATTACCAAGAGCTGTGAAATCAGGTCTGAATATTCTGGGCGAAGATGGCGGGAATTTGAGAAGTCCTTTAAAGCCTTTACATGAAAAAGACACAGAAGAATTAAGAAATATTATTCAAACCCTAATTAATTAA
- a CDS encoding thioredoxin family protein, producing the protein MKKSIFYHAGCPVCISAEHDIVNLIGLENVEIIHLGNQKNKIEEAEKAGVSSVPALVTPNGNVLHINFGASIEEIKN; encoded by the coding sequence ATGAAAAAATCCATTTTTTATCATGCAGGATGTCCTGTATGTATCAGTGCAGAACATGATATCGTCAATCTTATAGGATTGGAAAATGTTGAAATTATCCATTTGGGTAATCAAAAAAATAAGATTGAAGAAGCAGAAAAAGCAGGAGTAAGCTCTGTACCTGCTTTAGTAACCCCCAACGGAAACGTTCTTCATATTAATTTTGGAGCCTCTATAGAAGAGATAAAAAATTAG
- a CDS encoding pyridoxamine 5'-phosphate oxidase family protein, translating to MSTQNLTHLEAIKKIKELSENAKICMFCTELETIPVNSRPMTLQETDDSGNLWFISSGTSNKNFEIKEDRRVQLFFMNNNDSQYLSVYGKASVYKDKATIEEKWSPLARAWFDGKDDPNVTIIRVEPKETYYWDTKAGKLVSLFSFVASAITGHKTNNSDGVEGNAII from the coding sequence ATGTCAACACAGAATCTTACCCATCTAGAAGCGATCAAAAAGATCAAAGAACTGTCTGAAAATGCAAAAATATGTATGTTCTGTACAGAATTGGAAACAATACCTGTCAATTCGAGGCCTATGACCTTGCAGGAGACAGATGACAGTGGAAATTTATGGTTTATCAGCAGCGGAACCAGCAATAAGAATTTTGAAATAAAAGAAGACCGCAGAGTGCAATTATTTTTCATGAATAATAATGATTCCCAGTACCTTTCAGTGTATGGAAAAGCTTCTGTTTATAAGGACAAAGCAACTATAGAAGAAAAATGGTCACCTCTTGCAAGAGCATGGTTTGACGGGAAAGACGATCCCAATGTTACCATTATCCGCGTAGAACCTAAAGAAACTTACTATTGGGATACCAAAGCTGGAAAACTGGTGAGTCTCTTTAGCTTTGTTGCATCCGCAATAACAGGCCATAAAACTAATAATTCTGACGGTGTTGAAGGAAATGCTATCATTTAG
- a CDS encoding helix-turn-helix domain-containing protein codes for MQISPPKHLAPFIRHYIFLENNRKDIKNVRLFTDGSSGLILSAHINLYSHSSEEHIPASFFYGTLNSYKDFYSKGKFSFIAVVFQPYFFNILLKTSAKEVKNQIISVEDVLKGKFAPFQDRLFYKTNPLTIIDDLNIFFTQFISKDIGTGYQFIGAVQQHILQYKGSVSSKDLESFTGYSERHLERKFEDFLGISPKKYTNIIRLHYFLSLMNQESEEENMTTLSYHAGYSDQSHLIREFKKNVGLTPRQYVKAENKMAVNFIEL; via the coding sequence ATGCAGATTTCACCCCCAAAGCATCTGGCTCCTTTCATTCGGCATTATATCTTTCTGGAAAACAATAGAAAAGATATAAAAAACGTCAGATTATTTACTGATGGCAGCAGTGGATTGATTTTGTCTGCCCATATAAATCTGTATTCTCACAGTTCTGAAGAGCATATACCAGCTTCTTTTTTTTATGGAACATTAAACAGTTATAAAGACTTTTATTCAAAGGGGAAGTTTTCTTTTATAGCAGTGGTTTTCCAACCTTATTTTTTTAATATACTTCTGAAAACCTCCGCAAAAGAAGTTAAGAATCAGATTATTTCTGTGGAAGATGTATTAAAAGGCAAGTTTGCACCTTTCCAGGACAGGCTTTTTTATAAAACAAATCCGTTAACGATTATTGATGATCTGAATATTTTTTTCACCCAGTTTATATCAAAAGATATTGGAACTGGCTATCAGTTTATAGGGGCTGTTCAACAACATATTTTACAGTATAAAGGTTCTGTGTCATCGAAAGATCTCGAAAGTTTTACAGGATACTCTGAACGGCATCTTGAAAGAAAATTTGAAGACTTTTTAGGAATTTCTCCTAAAAAATATACTAATATTATTCGTCTTCATTATTTTTTAAGCCTTATGAATCAAGAAAGTGAAGAGGAAAATATGACTACACTTTCTTATCATGCTGGCTATTCTGACCAATCTCATCTGATCAGGGAATTTAAAAAGAATGTGGGGCTCACTCCGCGGCAGTATGTAAAAGCAGAAAATAAAATGGCAGTAAACTTTATTGAACTATAA
- a CDS encoding nitrilase family protein — MNIKISTAQFENKSGDKEYNLGIIEKLAQQASAEGSKIIAFHECSITGYTFARNLSKEQMLHIAELIPAGESIKKLQQIASQYAITILAGLFEKDEDNNLFKAYVCVDQTGLKAKYRKLHPFINPHLTPGNEYCVFEIMGWKCGILICYDNNIIENVRATKLLGADIIFMPHVTMCTPSTRPGAGFVDPQLWQNRVEDPTSLKLEFKGMKGRDWLMKWLPARAYDNGAYIVFSNPIGMDDDQLKNGCSMIIDPFGDIIAECDSFEDSFESAVITPEKLTQAGGYRYLNARRPELYKDIIGKEHSSVQKVVWLNEKE, encoded by the coding sequence ATGAATATTAAAATTTCAACCGCACAATTTGAAAATAAAAGTGGAGATAAAGAATACAATCTGGGGATTATAGAAAAACTTGCTCAGCAGGCTTCAGCAGAAGGCTCCAAAATAATTGCTTTTCACGAATGTTCAATCACAGGTTATACTTTTGCCCGAAACCTTTCCAAAGAGCAGATGCTCCATATTGCTGAGCTTATTCCTGCTGGTGAAAGTATTAAAAAGCTGCAGCAAATTGCGAGTCAATATGCTATAACAATTCTGGCCGGACTTTTTGAAAAGGATGAAGACAACAATCTTTTCAAGGCTTATGTATGTGTAGATCAAACCGGATTGAAAGCCAAATACAGAAAACTTCACCCATTTATTAACCCCCATCTTACTCCAGGCAATGAATACTGTGTGTTTGAAATTATGGGCTGGAAATGTGGTATTCTGATCTGCTATGACAACAATATTATTGAGAATGTAAGAGCAACAAAGCTTCTGGGCGCTGATATTATTTTTATGCCTCATGTTACTATGTGTACGCCTTCCACAAGACCTGGAGCTGGTTTTGTAGATCCTCAACTTTGGCAAAACAGAGTAGAAGATCCCACTTCTTTAAAACTGGAATTTAAAGGGATGAAAGGAAGAGACTGGCTGATGAAATGGCTTCCCGCCAGGGCTTACGACAATGGAGCTTATATTGTTTTTTCAAATCCTATCGGAATGGATGATGACCAGCTTAAAAATGGGTGCTCCATGATTATTGATCCTTTTGGAGATATTATTGCAGAGTGTGATTCATTTGAAGACAGTTTTGAATCAGCTGTTATCACTCCCGAAAAACTTACTCAGGCAGGAGGATACAGATATCTGAACGCAAGACGACCGGAACTTTATAAAGACATTATAGGAAAAGAGCATTCATCTGTACAAAAAGTGGTTTGGCTGAATGAGAAAGAATAA
- the pdeM gene encoding ligase-associated DNA damage response endonuclease PdeM, translating into MFIVTKEITIQNETFALTNQRAVFWKKEKALILSDLHIGKTAHFRKNGIAVANHIMKSDLERLSALIEYFQPEKFIVVGDLLHAGDNSDVDEFCQWRNQYPDLQFFLIEGNHDRLSKSLEKKLCLDFKASLLEWRMFTLIHDFDEKRSGFQITGHIHPGIILNSAIKSIRLPCFALSENQLLLPAFSGFTGLDTKNLPKKSKFFVFTDAEIYEV; encoded by the coding sequence GTGTTTATTGTAACTAAAGAAATTACCATTCAAAATGAAACTTTTGCGCTGACCAATCAGCGTGCTGTATTCTGGAAAAAAGAAAAAGCCTTGATTCTTTCTGATCTTCACATTGGAAAGACGGCCCATTTCCGTAAAAACGGCATTGCAGTGGCTAATCATATTATGAAAAGTGATCTGGAAAGGCTATCTGCATTGATTGAATATTTTCAGCCGGAAAAATTTATTGTGGTGGGAGATTTGCTGCATGCCGGTGACAATTCTGATGTAGATGAATTTTGCCAATGGAGAAATCAATACCCTGACTTACAATTCTTTCTTATTGAGGGAAATCACGACCGCCTTTCAAAATCTCTGGAGAAAAAGCTCTGTCTGGATTTTAAGGCTTCTTTACTGGAATGGAGGATGTTTACTTTAATTCATGATTTTGATGAAAAAAGATCAGGTTTTCAGATTACAGGTCATATTCATCCTGGTATTATTTTAAATTCCGCAATAAAAAGCATCAGGCTTCCCTGCTTTGCCCTGAGTGAAAACCAATTGTTACTTCCTGCATTCAGCGGGTTTACGGGTCTGGATACAAAAAACCTTCCTAAGAAAAGTAAGTTTTTTGTATTTACGGATGCTGAGATCTATGAAGTTTGA
- a CDS encoding 2,3-bisphosphoglycerate-dependent phosphoglycerate mutase, producing the protein MAKLFLVRHGQSLWNLENRFTGWQDIDITETGIEEAKNAGIALKKEKIDIAFTSVLLRANHTLSIILDVLGKPNIPIVMDKALNERSYGNLEGLNKAETALKYGDEQVHTWRRSYDVVPPGGESLKDTYNRVIPYFQKEIAPLLKKGENILVVAHGNSLRALIMYLEHLSPEEILEREIATGIPITYIFDENFHVSRREE; encoded by the coding sequence ATGGCAAAATTGTTTTTAGTCCGTCACGGACAGTCACTCTGGAATCTTGAAAACCGATTCACAGGATGGCAGGATATCGATATTACAGAAACAGGAATTGAAGAAGCAAAAAATGCAGGAATTGCCTTAAAAAAAGAAAAAATAGACATTGCCTTTACTTCAGTCTTACTCAGAGCTAACCATACCCTTTCTATTATTCTTGATGTACTAGGAAAACCCAATATTCCTATTGTCATGGATAAAGCATTGAATGAGCGTTCTTATGGAAATCTTGAAGGTCTTAACAAAGCTGAAACTGCATTGAAATACGGTGATGAGCAGGTTCATACCTGGCGACGGTCTTATGATGTGGTTCCGCCTGGTGGAGAAAGTCTCAAAGATACGTATAACAGGGTTATTCCTTATTTTCAAAAAGAAATAGCACCCTTGTTGAAGAAAGGTGAAAATATACTGGTTGTAGCTCATGGAAATAGCCTCCGGGCACTCATCATGTATCTGGAACACTTATCTCCTGAAGAGATTCTGGAAAGAGAAATAGCAACGGGAATTCCGATCACTTATATTTTTGACGAAAACTTTCACGTAAGCAGAAGAGAAGAATAA
- a CDS encoding ligase-associated DNA damage response DEXH box helicase codes for MKDKGISPFTFQINTWRKFGNGYSGMVVAPTGFGKTFSVFLALISDFLNHPEHYKKGLKMIWITPLRSLSKDIAKAMQEAMDEIGIDWVVGVRNGDTDPKVRQQQVKKMPEILVVTPESLHLLLAQKNHETFFRDMKCIVVDEWHELLGSKRGVMVELGISQLRKYVPKLQIWGITATIGNLDEAMDVLIPYDIKKTKITAKEHKKIDIIPVFPDEIEILPWAGHLGHKLADKVVPIILDSKSTIVFTNTRSQSEMWYQLLLDAYPDFAGQIAIHHSSIDAHLRIWIEENLSSGKLKAVVSTSSLDLGIDFKPVDTVIQVGSAKGVARFLQRAGRSGHSPFETSKIYCVPTHSLELIEVSALKEAVKQKVVEPRDPQVLCFDVLVQFLMTLAVGNGFYPDELYERIKKVYAFQEIMDEEWKSILEFLTIGGSVLKNYEEFHKIVIMEDGLYKVTSRKIAMLHRMNMGVIVSDAMLKVKFISGGYVGMIEEYFISKLKKEERFILAGRTLEVAMIKDMTVYVRAAKGKALVPSYLGGRLPLSSYLGHFLREKLSHALNPKASEKELKFLHPLLVNQEENSHIPKEDEFLVEMIKNREGYHLFMYPFEGRLVHEVMAALIAFRISKLAPISFSMAMNDYGFELFSDKEIPLNEENLQQILTRDNLMNDVIASINSAEMARRKFRDIAVISGMVIQNYAGKQRSNKSLQSSAGLIFKVLEDYDSGHFLIKQAYTEVFNMQLQEQRLVEAFKRIEKSRIILKHSRSFTPLSFPIKVDSLRQTLSSEGLDARIKRMLKLSNIADI; via the coding sequence ATGAAGGATAAAGGCATCTCCCCTTTTACATTTCAGATCAATACATGGCGGAAGTTTGGAAATGGGTATAGTGGTATGGTTGTAGCTCCCACAGGGTTTGGAAAAACCTTTTCTGTTTTCTTAGCATTAATCTCTGACTTTTTAAACCATCCGGAGCACTATAAAAAAGGATTGAAAATGATCTGGATTACTCCCCTTCGATCTTTATCCAAAGATATCGCTAAAGCAATGCAGGAAGCAATGGATGAAATAGGCATTGATTGGGTTGTTGGGGTAAGAAATGGTGATACAGATCCTAAAGTAAGACAACAACAGGTAAAAAAAATGCCTGAAATCCTTGTGGTAACTCCTGAAAGTCTGCATCTTCTTTTAGCTCAGAAAAATCATGAGACTTTTTTCAGGGATATGAAATGCATTGTTGTAGATGAGTGGCATGAATTGTTAGGCTCAAAACGAGGAGTCATGGTGGAGCTTGGAATATCACAGCTCAGAAAATACGTACCCAAATTACAGATTTGGGGAATTACGGCTACTATTGGTAATTTGGATGAAGCGATGGATGTTTTGATTCCTTATGATATAAAAAAAACAAAAATCACTGCCAAAGAACATAAAAAGATTGATATTATTCCGGTTTTTCCTGATGAAATTGAAATATTGCCGTGGGCTGGACATCTTGGCCATAAGCTTGCAGATAAAGTCGTCCCTATTATTCTTGATTCAAAATCCACTATTGTTTTTACCAATACAAGAAGTCAAAGTGAAATGTGGTATCAGCTCCTGTTAGATGCCTATCCTGATTTTGCGGGTCAAATTGCCATTCATCATAGCTCCATTGATGCTCATTTAAGAATCTGGATTGAAGAAAACCTAAGTTCAGGAAAATTGAAAGCCGTTGTTTCCACCTCCTCATTAGATTTGGGAATAGATTTTAAACCTGTTGATACCGTTATTCAGGTGGGATCAGCAAAAGGAGTTGCAAGATTTCTTCAGCGGGCCGGCCGTAGTGGACACTCACCTTTTGAAACCTCCAAAATCTATTGTGTTCCCACTCATTCTTTAGAACTGATTGAAGTTTCAGCTTTAAAAGAAGCCGTAAAACAAAAAGTGGTAGAGCCCAGAGATCCTCAGGTTTTATGTTTTGATGTTCTGGTTCAGTTTCTGATGACTTTAGCGGTTGGAAACGGTTTTTATCCCGATGAACTGTATGAAAGGATTAAAAAAGTATATGCATTTCAGGAAATCATGGATGAAGAATGGAAAAGTATCCTTGAATTTCTGACCATTGGCGGCAGTGTTTTAAAAAATTATGAGGAATTCCATAAAATTGTGATTATGGAAGATGGATTATATAAGGTGACTTCCCGAAAGATTGCTATGCTTCACCGCATGAATATGGGAGTGATTGTAAGTGATGCTATGCTTAAAGTTAAATTTATTTCCGGCGGATACGTTGGAATGATTGAAGAATATTTTATTTCCAAACTGAAAAAAGAAGAAAGATTTATTCTGGCAGGAAGAACCCTGGAGGTGGCAATGATTAAAGACATGACCGTTTACGTGAGAGCTGCCAAAGGAAAAGCACTGGTTCCAAGTTATCTTGGTGGAAGGCTTCCTTTGAGTTCTTATCTGGGACATTTTTTACGGGAAAAACTTTCGCATGCCTTAAATCCAAAAGCTTCAGAAAAAGAATTGAAGTTCCTTCATCCACTGCTGGTAAATCAGGAAGAGAATTCTCACATTCCCAAAGAGGATGAGTTTCTGGTCGAAATGATTAAAAATCGTGAAGGCTACCATCTGTTCATGTATCCTTTTGAAGGCCGTCTGGTTCATGAAGTAATGGCGGCCCTGATTGCTTTTCGAATTTCAAAACTGGCTCCTATTTCCTTTTCAATGGCAATGAATGATTATGGTTTTGAACTATTCAGTGATAAGGAAATCCCATTGAATGAAGAAAACCTACAGCAAATATTAACCAGAGATAATCTTATGAATGATGTGATTGCCAGTATCAATTCTGCAGAAATGGCTAGGAGGAAATTCAGAGATATCGCAGTGATTTCCGGAATGGTGATTCAAAATTATGCAGGAAAACAACGATCCAATAAATCATTACAGAGTTCAGCAGGGCTGATTTTTAAAGTGCTGGAAGATTATGATTCTGGTCATTTTTTAATTAAACAGGCCTATACAGAGGTTTTTAATATGCAACTTCAGGAACAAAGACTGGTGGAAGCTTTTAAAAGAATTGAAAAATCCAGAATTATTTTAAAGCATTCCCGGTCCTTTACACCTTTAAGCTTTCCCATCAAGGTAGACAGTTTGAGACAGACCTTATCCAGTGAAGGATTGGATGCGAGAATTAAAAGAATGCTTAAACTCTCCAATATAGCAGATATTTGA